The Acanthochromis polyacanthus isolate Apoly-LR-REF ecotype Palm Island chromosome 2, KAUST_Apoly_ChrSc, whole genome shotgun sequence genome contains a region encoding:
- the tipin gene encoding TIMELESS-interacting protein isoform X1: protein MFAFREVTSLDSAQQDLEIMSDFPDYEDESFPPLPPPVSPGEGGQEDRELFTNGEGGEEGDVSKLAEVPAAKRKGVKRPQPKLDSNRLISERGLPALRTLFDNVSFKGNGHEVENLRLLMQKMENWAHRLYPKMQFEDFMDKVEKLGSKKEVQTCLKRIRLDMPLTHEDFTVCCGAGEEEAPPELQVFEDPFSREDFLNDLQAPISSTPAAVGPQRSPGPPAAPALTEEQLRRMELNRRLALERKLARHQQETDSQTVSTSSLEVEPSLVPSGNVDGSTDQDEKMEDLQPTNNNTQQQTEEPEEEEPNQPPITDSEPPQTEEEEPNQPPITDSEPPQTEEEPKEEEEPNQPPNTDSEPPQTEEEEPNQPPITDSEPPQTEEPKPELQEDEQ from the exons ATGTTCGCTTTCCGCGAAGTAACTTCGCTCGACTCGGCTCAACAG GACTTGGAGATCATGAGTGATTTTCCAGACTATGAGGACGAATCCTTCCCTCCTCTCCCCCCTCCTGTGTCCCCTGGtgagggaggacaggaggacagagagctTTTTACCAACG gagaaggaggagaagaaggagatgtTTCCAAACTGGCTGAAGTTCCTGCAGCTAAAAGAAAAGGAGTGAAAAGACCTCAACCCAAACTGGACTCTAACag gctGATTTCAGAACGAGGACTTCCAGCTCTGAGGACTCTGTTTGACAACGTCTCCTTCAAAGGAAACGGACACGAG GTGGAGAACCTCCGTCTGCTGATGCAGAAGATGGAGAACTGGGCTCACCGCTTGTATCCTAAAATGCAGTTTGAAGATTTTATGGACAAAGTGGAAAAACTGGGCAGCAAAAAAGAAGTTCAG aCTTGTCTGAAACGGATCCGACTGGACATGCCGCTGACACACGAGGACTTCACAG tgtgtTGTGGTGCAGGTGAGGAGGAGGCTCCACCTGAGCTGCAGGTCTTTGAGGATCCGTTCAGCAGGGAGGATTTCCTTAACGACCTCCAGGCTCCCATCAGCTCCACTCCGGCTGCCGTAGGACCTCAAAGATCTCCAGGACCTCCAGCAGCTCCGGCTCTGACCGAGGAGCAGCTCAGACGGATGGAGCTGAACAGACGTTTGGCTCTGGAGAGGAAGCTGGCCCGACATCAGCAGGAAACAG ACTCTCAGACTGTCAGTACGTCTTCGTTGGAGGTCGAACCCTCGTTGGTTCCTTCTGGAAACGTCGATGGTTCCACCGATCAGGATGAGAAGATGGAAGATCTACAGCcaaccaacaacaacacacaacaacaaacagaagaacCAGAAGAAGAGGAACCCAACCAGCCTCCAATCACAGACTCTGAACCTCCTCagactgaagaagaagaacccAACCAGCCTCCAATCACAGACTCTGAACCTCCTCAGACTGAAGAAgaaccaaaagaagaagaagaacccaACCAGCCTCCAAACACAGACTCTGAACCTCCTCagactgaagaagaagaacccAACCAGCCTCCAATCACAGACTCTGAACCTCCTCAGACTGAAGAACCCAAACCAGAGCTCCAGGAGGATGAACAGTGA
- the tipin gene encoding TIMELESS-interacting protein isoform X2 — protein sequence MFAFREVTSLDSAQQDLEIMSDFPDYEDESFPPLPPPVSPGEGGQEDRELFTNGEGGEEGDVSKLAEVPAAKRKGVKRPQPKLDSNRLISERGLPALRTLFDNVSFKGNGHEVENLRLLMQKMENWAHRLYPKMQFEDFMDKVEKLGSKKEVQTCLKRIRLDMPLTHEDFTGEEEAPPELQVFEDPFSREDFLNDLQAPISSTPAAVGPQRSPGPPAAPALTEEQLRRMELNRRLALERKLARHQQETDSQTVSTSSLEVEPSLVPSGNVDGSTDQDEKMEDLQPTNNNTQQQTEEPEEEEPNQPPITDSEPPQTEEEEPNQPPITDSEPPQTEEEPKEEEEPNQPPNTDSEPPQTEEEEPNQPPITDSEPPQTEEPKPELQEDEQ from the exons ATGTTCGCTTTCCGCGAAGTAACTTCGCTCGACTCGGCTCAACAG GACTTGGAGATCATGAGTGATTTTCCAGACTATGAGGACGAATCCTTCCCTCCTCTCCCCCCTCCTGTGTCCCCTGGtgagggaggacaggaggacagagagctTTTTACCAACG gagaaggaggagaagaaggagatgtTTCCAAACTGGCTGAAGTTCCTGCAGCTAAAAGAAAAGGAGTGAAAAGACCTCAACCCAAACTGGACTCTAACag gctGATTTCAGAACGAGGACTTCCAGCTCTGAGGACTCTGTTTGACAACGTCTCCTTCAAAGGAAACGGACACGAG GTGGAGAACCTCCGTCTGCTGATGCAGAAGATGGAGAACTGGGCTCACCGCTTGTATCCTAAAATGCAGTTTGAAGATTTTATGGACAAAGTGGAAAAACTGGGCAGCAAAAAAGAAGTTCAG aCTTGTCTGAAACGGATCCGACTGGACATGCCGCTGACACACGAGGACTTCACAG GTGAGGAGGAGGCTCCACCTGAGCTGCAGGTCTTTGAGGATCCGTTCAGCAGGGAGGATTTCCTTAACGACCTCCAGGCTCCCATCAGCTCCACTCCGGCTGCCGTAGGACCTCAAAGATCTCCAGGACCTCCAGCAGCTCCGGCTCTGACCGAGGAGCAGCTCAGACGGATGGAGCTGAACAGACGTTTGGCTCTGGAGAGGAAGCTGGCCCGACATCAGCAGGAAACAG ACTCTCAGACTGTCAGTACGTCTTCGTTGGAGGTCGAACCCTCGTTGGTTCCTTCTGGAAACGTCGATGGTTCCACCGATCAGGATGAGAAGATGGAAGATCTACAGCcaaccaacaacaacacacaacaacaaacagaagaacCAGAAGAAGAGGAACCCAACCAGCCTCCAATCACAGACTCTGAACCTCCTCagactgaagaagaagaacccAACCAGCCTCCAATCACAGACTCTGAACCTCCTCAGACTGAAGAAgaaccaaaagaagaagaagaacccaACCAGCCTCCAAACACAGACTCTGAACCTCCTCagactgaagaagaagaacccAACCAGCCTCCAATCACAGACTCTGAACCTCCTCAGACTGAAGAACCCAAACCAGAGCTCCAGGAGGATGAACAGTGA
- the tipin gene encoding TIMELESS-interacting protein isoform X3, giving the protein MSDFPDYEDESFPPLPPPVSPGEGGQEDRELFTNGEGGEEGDVSKLAEVPAAKRKGVKRPQPKLDSNRLISERGLPALRTLFDNVSFKGNGHEVENLRLLMQKMENWAHRLYPKMQFEDFMDKVEKLGSKKEVQTCLKRIRLDMPLTHEDFTVCCGAGEEEAPPELQVFEDPFSREDFLNDLQAPISSTPAAVGPQRSPGPPAAPALTEEQLRRMELNRRLALERKLARHQQETDSQTVSTSSLEVEPSLVPSGNVDGSTDQDEKMEDLQPTNNNTQQQTEEPEEEEPNQPPITDSEPPQTEEEEPNQPPITDSEPPQTEEEPKEEEEPNQPPNTDSEPPQTEEEEPNQPPITDSEPPQTEEPKPELQEDEQ; this is encoded by the exons ATGAGTGATTTTCCAGACTATGAGGACGAATCCTTCCCTCCTCTCCCCCCTCCTGTGTCCCCTGGtgagggaggacaggaggacagagagctTTTTACCAACG gagaaggaggagaagaaggagatgtTTCCAAACTGGCTGAAGTTCCTGCAGCTAAAAGAAAAGGAGTGAAAAGACCTCAACCCAAACTGGACTCTAACag gctGATTTCAGAACGAGGACTTCCAGCTCTGAGGACTCTGTTTGACAACGTCTCCTTCAAAGGAAACGGACACGAG GTGGAGAACCTCCGTCTGCTGATGCAGAAGATGGAGAACTGGGCTCACCGCTTGTATCCTAAAATGCAGTTTGAAGATTTTATGGACAAAGTGGAAAAACTGGGCAGCAAAAAAGAAGTTCAG aCTTGTCTGAAACGGATCCGACTGGACATGCCGCTGACACACGAGGACTTCACAG tgtgtTGTGGTGCAGGTGAGGAGGAGGCTCCACCTGAGCTGCAGGTCTTTGAGGATCCGTTCAGCAGGGAGGATTTCCTTAACGACCTCCAGGCTCCCATCAGCTCCACTCCGGCTGCCGTAGGACCTCAAAGATCTCCAGGACCTCCAGCAGCTCCGGCTCTGACCGAGGAGCAGCTCAGACGGATGGAGCTGAACAGACGTTTGGCTCTGGAGAGGAAGCTGGCCCGACATCAGCAGGAAACAG ACTCTCAGACTGTCAGTACGTCTTCGTTGGAGGTCGAACCCTCGTTGGTTCCTTCTGGAAACGTCGATGGTTCCACCGATCAGGATGAGAAGATGGAAGATCTACAGCcaaccaacaacaacacacaacaacaaacagaagaacCAGAAGAAGAGGAACCCAACCAGCCTCCAATCACAGACTCTGAACCTCCTCagactgaagaagaagaacccAACCAGCCTCCAATCACAGACTCTGAACCTCCTCAGACTGAAGAAgaaccaaaagaagaagaagaacccaACCAGCCTCCAAACACAGACTCTGAACCTCCTCagactgaagaagaagaacccAACCAGCCTCCAATCACAGACTCTGAACCTCCTCAGACTGAAGAACCCAAACCAGAGCTCCAGGAGGATGAACAGTGA